The sequence GAGAAGCACGGCCTCGCGGCCTGACCGCCACATGGCCTGACCGGCTTGGACCAGGGCGGCTCCGGGTCATCCGGAGCCGCCCCGGTCACCGGGCCGGGTCGACGGCCTCGGCCGTGCGGTCCCACAGCCGGCGGCGGAACTCCGGGTCGTCCACGACCGGGTTGCGGGGCGCCGGTTTCCGGTCGATGTAGTAGGCGCCGTCGACAAGTTCGCCCTCGTCCGCGGTCGCGAGCCACACCAGCGTGTCGGCGCCCTGTTCGGGCGAGCGCATGAACAGCCGTGCCGGCGAACGCATGAACGTCCGGATCACCGGCGCGCTGCCCGCCGCGAAGTTCGAGCGGATCAGGCCGGGGTGGAAGGACACCGCGCGCACGCCGGGCAGGCGTTCCGGCAGCTCGGCCGCGAAGGCGACGTTGGCTAGCTTCGCGTTCGCGTAGGCCCGCATCGGTCGGTAGCCGCTGACATCGTCGAGCAGGTCCGGGTCGAGGTCGGCGTGCCGGCCGGTGCTCGCGCGGCTCGCGGTGACCACGAC is a genomic window of Pseudofrankia inefficax containing:
- a CDS encoding SDR family NAD(P)-dependent oxidoreductase, with amino-acid sequence MVDSEVSAKAASAKAGSKVIVITGASDGIGAAAARALTRPGHQLVLVGRSQEKTRRVAAETGAAALTADFASLAQVSTLAQRLLAALPRIDVLVNNAGGIGGSRPSRTEDGHEWTIQVNHLAPFLLTRLLGDRLTAGGGRVVVTASRASTGRHADLDPDLLDDVSGYRPMRAYANAKLANVAFAAELPERLPGVRAVSFHPGLIRSNFAAGSAPVIRTFMRSPARLFMRSPEQGADTLVWLATADEGELVDGAYYIDRKPAPRNPVVDDPEFRRRLWDRTAEAVDPAR